The Thermobispora bispora DSM 43833 genome window below encodes:
- a CDS encoding NAD-dependent epimerase/dehydratase family protein encodes MRILITGAAGGVGTLLRPRLARQGRVLRLLDIAPIEAGPGEEAVTADITDPKAMAEAMDGVDAVLHLGGHSLERAWEEILHVNIHGTYVVLEAARRAGVRHAVLASSNHAAGFHPRSAGEAPDYLFPRPDTYYGVSKVAVEALGSLYHDRYGMHVTCLRIGSCFERPKDTRMLSTWLSPDDCARLVEAALTAEGFHVVWGISANTRRWWSLEEGRAIGYEPQDDAEVFAAELIAEHGEPDPEDIAHRYLGGAFCGPRYHADNLTGGR; translated from the coding sequence ATGCGGATTCTCATCACCGGTGCTGCGGGCGGCGTCGGCACGCTGCTGCGCCCCCGCCTGGCCCGGCAAGGGCGGGTTCTGCGCCTGCTCGACATCGCCCCGATCGAGGCCGGACCGGGCGAGGAGGCGGTGACCGCCGACATCACCGACCCCAAGGCCATGGCCGAGGCGATGGACGGCGTCGACGCGGTGCTCCACCTGGGCGGGCACAGCCTGGAACGGGCGTGGGAGGAGATCCTCCACGTCAACATCCACGGCACCTATGTGGTGCTCGAGGCGGCGCGGAGGGCCGGGGTACGGCACGCGGTGCTGGCGAGCAGCAACCACGCGGCCGGCTTCCACCCCCGGTCGGCCGGGGAGGCCCCTGACTACCTCTTCCCCCGCCCGGACACCTACTACGGCGTGAGCAAGGTCGCGGTCGAGGCGCTCGGCTCGCTTTACCACGACCGGTACGGCATGCACGTCACCTGCCTGCGGATCGGCTCGTGCTTCGAGCGGCCCAAGGACACCCGCATGCTCTCCACCTGGCTCTCCCCGGACGACTGCGCCCGCCTCGTCGAGGCGGCGCTCACCGCCGAGGGGTTCCACGTCGTCTGGGGCATCTCGGCCAACACCCGGCGCTGGTGGTCGCTCGAGGAGGGCCGCGCCATCGGCTACGAGCCGCAGGACGACGCCGAGGTCTTCGCCGCCGAGCTCATCGCCGAGCACGGCGAGCCGGACCCGGAGGACATCGCCCACCGCTACCTGGGCGGCGCGTTCTGCGGCCCCCGGTACCACGCCGACAACCTGACGGGGGGACGGTGA
- a CDS encoding 5-dehydro-4-deoxyglucarate dehydratase has product MHLEGVLFFPVTPFGGDGRLAEEMLARHVDQGVTKGAGGVFAACGTGEFHALDADEYERVVRVAVETTAGRVPVLSGAGGSLPYARECARRAAAAGADGLLVMPPYLVSAPPEGVARYVRELAAATDLPLIVYLRGNARLTPDAAAGLAGLPNVVGFKDGIGDIDLFQRILLAVRRATDRELLFINGLPTAEMTAHAYRGLGVPLYSSAVYGFLPEVALAFYRALTGGDDKLAQRLLTEFYRPLVELRDQVPGYAVALIKAGVTLRGIDAGSVRPPLVDPTPEHIARLERLIAKGLEIAGC; this is encoded by the coding sequence ATGCACCTCGAGGGGGTTCTCTTCTTCCCGGTCACGCCGTTCGGCGGCGACGGGAGGCTCGCTGAGGAGATGCTCGCCCGGCACGTGGACCAGGGAGTGACCAAGGGGGCCGGTGGGGTCTTCGCCGCCTGCGGCACCGGCGAGTTCCACGCGCTCGACGCGGACGAGTACGAGCGCGTGGTGCGGGTCGCCGTCGAGACCACCGCGGGCCGGGTCCCGGTCCTCTCCGGGGCCGGCGGCTCCCTGCCGTACGCCCGCGAGTGCGCCAGGCGGGCGGCCGCGGCCGGCGCCGACGGGCTGCTCGTCATGCCGCCCTACCTGGTGAGCGCCCCGCCCGAGGGCGTGGCCCGCTACGTGCGCGAGCTCGCCGCCGCCACCGACCTGCCGCTCATCGTCTACCTGCGCGGCAACGCCCGGCTCACCCCCGACGCGGCCGCCGGCCTCGCCGGGCTTCCCAACGTGGTCGGGTTCAAGGACGGGATCGGCGACATCGACCTGTTCCAGCGGATCCTCCTCGCGGTACGGCGGGCCACCGACCGGGAGCTCCTCTTCATCAACGGGCTCCCCACGGCCGAGATGACCGCGCACGCCTACCGCGGGCTCGGCGTGCCCCTCTACTCCTCCGCCGTGTACGGCTTCCTCCCCGAGGTGGCGCTCGCCTTCTACCGCGCGCTCACCGGCGGCGACGACAAGCTCGCCCAGCGTCTCCTCACCGAGTTCTACCGCCCCCTCGTCGAGCTGCGCGACCAGGTGCCCGGGTACGCGGTGGCGCTGATCAAGGCGGGCGTCACCCTCCGCGGCATCGACGCCGGCTCCGTCCGGCCACCGCTCGTCGACCCCACGCCGGAGCACATCGCCCGGCTGGAACGTCTCATCGCCAAGGGACTGGAGATCGCCGGATGCTGA
- a CDS encoding glucarate dehydratase family protein — protein MLIREVRVTPVAFRDPPLLNAAGVHQPWALRTIVEVVTDEGITGLGETYGDLAHLEQVRAAAARLPGLDVYALHRIYRRVADVVGANIVTDMHGLTGSSSRVKTVDRVFAAFEVACLDIQGKAAGRPVADLLGGKVRDAVPYSAYLFYKWAGHPGKPEDRFGPALDPDGIVAQARLLIGEYGFRSIKLKGGVFPPEQEAEAIQALRDAFPGLPLRLDPNAAWTVETSIRVGRALDGVLEYLEDPTPGIDGMARVAAEVPMPLATNMCVVTPEHLPAAVERRPIGVLLIDHHYWGGLVRSAHIATLCATFGIELSMHSNSHLGISLAAMTHLAAATPAITHACDTHTPWQDGQDVVAPGALRFVDGAVPVPDGPGLGVELDRDALAVMHEQYERCGIRTRDDEGYMRSFDPSFSTRRGFW, from the coding sequence ATGCTGATCCGGGAGGTCCGCGTCACCCCGGTGGCGTTCCGCGACCCGCCGCTGCTCAACGCCGCCGGCGTGCACCAGCCATGGGCGCTGCGCACCATCGTCGAGGTGGTCACCGACGAGGGCATCACCGGCCTGGGCGAGACCTACGGCGACCTCGCCCACCTCGAGCAGGTCCGCGCCGCCGCCGCGCGGCTCCCCGGGCTCGACGTCTACGCGCTGCACCGCATCTACCGGCGGGTGGCCGACGTGGTCGGCGCGAACATCGTCACCGACATGCACGGGCTCACCGGCTCCTCCAGCCGGGTGAAGACCGTCGACCGGGTCTTCGCCGCGTTCGAGGTCGCCTGCCTCGACATCCAGGGCAAGGCGGCCGGGCGGCCCGTGGCCGACCTGCTCGGCGGCAAGGTCAGGGACGCGGTGCCGTACAGCGCCTACCTCTTCTACAAGTGGGCCGGCCACCCCGGGAAGCCCGAGGACCGCTTCGGCCCCGCGCTCGACCCCGACGGGATCGTCGCCCAGGCCCGCCTGCTCATCGGCGAGTACGGCTTCCGCTCCATCAAGCTCAAGGGCGGGGTGTTCCCGCCCGAGCAGGAGGCCGAGGCGATCCAGGCCCTCCGGGACGCGTTCCCCGGCCTCCCCCTGCGGCTGGACCCGAACGCCGCCTGGACGGTGGAGACCTCGATCCGGGTGGGCCGCGCGCTCGACGGCGTGCTCGAGTACCTGGAGGACCCCACCCCGGGGATCGACGGCATGGCCCGGGTCGCGGCCGAGGTGCCCATGCCGCTCGCCACGAACATGTGCGTGGTCACCCCCGAGCACCTGCCCGCGGCCGTGGAGCGGAGGCCGATCGGGGTGCTGCTCATCGACCACCACTACTGGGGCGGGCTGGTGCGCTCCGCGCACATCGCCACGCTGTGCGCCACGTTCGGCATCGAGCTGTCGATGCACTCGAACTCGCACCTGGGGATCAGCCTCGCCGCCATGACCCACCTCGCCGCCGCCACCCCGGCGATCACCCACGCCTGCGACACGCACACCCCGTGGCAGGACGGGCAGGACGTGGTCGCGCCGGGCGCGCTGCGGTTCGTCGACGGCGCCGTCCCCGTGCCGGACGGGCCCGGGCTGGGCGTGGAGCTCGACCGCGACGCGCTCGCCGTCATGCACGAGCAGTACGAGCGCTGTGGCATCCGCACCCGGGACGACGAAGGATACATGCGGAGCTTCGATCCGAGCTTTTCCACCCGGAGAGGATTCTGGTGA
- a CDS encoding ribonuclease J, which yields MSHPHPELGPPPPLPADGLRIVPLGGLGEIGRNMAVFEFGGRLLVIDCGVLFPEPDQPGVDLILPDFDYIRGRLDDIEALVLTHAHEDHIGAVPYLLRERRDIPIVGSRLTLGLVDVKLSEHRLQAVKVEVAENERRRFGPFDCEFIAVNHSIPDALAVAIRTPAGLVLHTGDFKMDQLPLDGRLTDLGAFARLGAEGVDLLMSDSTNAEVPGFVTSEREIAPVIDEIFRTAEKRIIVACFASHVHRVQQIMDAAQRHGRKVALIGRSMVRNMGVARDLGYLKVPPGLLVDSREVEELPPESVVLICTGSQGEPMAALSRMANRDHPIRIAAGDTVLLASSLVPGNESAVNKVINGLSRWGARVVHRGNARVHVSGHAASGELLYVLNLTKPSNFMPIHGEWRHLRAHAKLASLTGVPEENIVIAEDGVVVDLVDGRARIVGAVPCGYVFVDGTSVGDITDVALKDRRILGDEGFISIVVVVDSTTGKLAGGPEITARGSGIEPEAFDAVIPQIEQALHEAAASGVTDPTQLRRTVRRTVGRWVHETYRRRPMIIPVVIEV from the coding sequence CCCTGAACCCGACCAGCCCGGCGTCGATCTCATCCTGCCGGACTTCGACTACATCCGGGGGCGCCTCGACGACATCGAGGCGCTCGTGCTCACCCACGCGCACGAGGACCACATCGGGGCGGTGCCGTACCTGCTCCGGGAGCGCCGGGACATCCCGATCGTCGGGTCGCGGCTCACGCTGGGGCTGGTCGACGTCAAGCTCAGCGAGCACCGCCTCCAGGCGGTCAAGGTGGAGGTCGCCGAGAACGAGCGGCGGAGGTTCGGGCCGTTCGACTGCGAGTTCATCGCGGTGAACCACTCGATCCCGGACGCCCTCGCCGTGGCGATCCGGACGCCCGCCGGGCTCGTGCTCCACACCGGCGACTTCAAGATGGACCAGCTCCCGCTCGACGGGCGCCTCACCGACCTCGGCGCCTTCGCCCGGCTGGGCGCCGAGGGCGTCGACCTGCTGATGTCGGACTCCACCAACGCCGAGGTTCCGGGGTTCGTCACCAGCGAGCGGGAGATCGCCCCGGTCATCGACGAGATCTTCCGCACCGCCGAGAAGCGGATCATCGTGGCGTGCTTCGCCTCGCACGTCCACCGGGTCCAGCAGATCATGGACGCGGCGCAGCGGCACGGCCGCAAGGTGGCGCTGATCGGCCGGTCGATGGTGCGCAACATGGGCGTCGCCCGGGACCTCGGCTACCTGAAGGTGCCCCCGGGGCTGCTCGTGGACTCCCGGGAGGTCGAGGAGCTGCCGCCGGAGTCCGTGGTCCTCATCTGCACCGGATCGCAGGGGGAGCCGATGGCGGCGCTCTCCCGCATGGCCAACCGGGACCACCCCATCCGCATCGCGGCCGGGGACACCGTCCTGCTCGCCTCGTCCCTGGTCCCGGGGAACGAGTCGGCCGTCAACAAGGTCATCAACGGGCTGAGCCGGTGGGGGGCCCGGGTGGTGCACCGGGGCAACGCCCGGGTGCACGTCTCCGGCCACGCCGCGTCCGGTGAGCTGCTCTACGTGCTCAACCTCACCAAGCCGTCCAACTTCATGCCGATCCACGGGGAGTGGCGGCACCTGCGGGCGCACGCCAAGCTGGCGAGCCTGACCGGGGTCCCGGAAGAGAACATCGTGATCGCCGAGGACGGCGTGGTGGTCGACCTGGTGGACGGCAGGGCGCGGATCGTCGGCGCCGTGCCGTGCGGTTACGTGTTCGTGGACGGCACCTCGGTCGGCGACATCACCGACGTGGCGCTGAAGGACCGGCGCATCCTGGGGGACGAGGGGTTCATCTCGATCGTGGTGGTCGTCGACTCGACCACCGGCAAGCTCGCCGGCGGCCCGGAGATCACCGCTCGGGGGTCGGGCATCGAGCCGGAGGCGTTCGACGCGGTGATCCCGCAGATCGAGCAGGCGCTCCACGAGGCCGCCGCGTCGGGTGTCACCGACCCCACGCAGCTCCGCCGTACCGTCCGCCGGACCGTGGGGCGCTGGGTGCACGAGACCTACCGGCGCCGGCCGATGATCATCCCGGTGGTCATCGAGGTCTGA